One Gigantopelta aegis isolate Gae_Host chromosome 1, Gae_host_genome, whole genome shotgun sequence genomic region harbors:
- the LOC121370996 gene encoding poly [ADP-ribose] polymerase tankyrase-2-like, with translation MASYLVKKGAIVNIQTKSGNTPLHSAVNYMSLEMVRYLVKKEAQINIQNQCGKSPVDNAAQDGSLKIVCYFVEKRALTETEKYTSLIDACLSGEIEVVELLLEKGADPNYGSITAMHIAAGLHSTDILQVLLDKGGDMNALTNSGNTPLHVAMRYDLKCKCSFPGIKQMCIDYLLCDDPHCKPEKQTEIVYDRRLYLYNFEDGAEYTCNTYSKYSVYENLDPEPEPEPEPECHFYGDDDDIYDFPAYDLPKKNDVLIVHNTGDWLLENGCHIDAQNKAGQTALHVCVVYCQLENLKFLLKRGADVSLVDNDGNSVLHYAVDRLHVEAVETLIESGAVDIKNNDGVTASDLLDRKVECLDEAKCFKIISLLTKQFGSCV, from the coding sequence ATGGCAAGCTATCTTGTTAAAAAAGGAGCCATAGTAAACATACAAACTAAAAGTGGGAACACACCACTTCACAGTGCTGTAAATTACATGTCATTAGAAATGGTAAGATATCTAGTAAAAAAAGAAgcacaaataaatatacaaaatcagTGTGGAAAGAGTCCAGTTGACAATGCTGCACAAGACGGTTCATTGAAAATTGTCTGTTACTTTGTAGAAAAGAGAGCACTTACTGAAACAGAAAAATACACATCATTGATTGATGCATGTTTATCTGGAGAGATTGAAGTTGTGGAATTATTACTAGAAAAGGGTGCAGATCCTAATTATGGTAGTATCACAGCAATGCACATTGCAGCAGGCCTTCACTCAACAGACATCCTACAGGTACTTCTAGACAAAGGTGGGGATATGAATGCTCTCACAAACTCTGGTAATACTCCACTCCATGTTGCAATGCGGTatgatttaaaatgtaaatgttcaTTTCCTGGTATTAAACAAATGTGTATTGATTATTTGTTATGCGATGATCCACATTGCAAACCAGAGAAACAAACTGAGATTGTATATGACAGACGATTATATTTGTACAATTTTGAAGATGGAGcagaatatacatgtaatacatacagCAAATACAGTGTATATGAAAACCTAGATccagagccagagccagagccagagccagaATGCCACTTCTATGGTGATGACGACGACATATATGATTTCCCTGCTTATGACCTACCGAAAAAGAATGATGTACTCATTGTACATAATACGGGAGATTGGTTACTTGAGAACGGCTGTCATATTGATGCTCAAAACAAGGCAGGGCAGACAGCgttgcatgtgtgtgtggtgtattgTCAGCTTGAAAACCTCAAGTTTCTGTTAAAGAGGGGTGCTGATGTCTCACTTGTAGACAATGATGGTAACTCTGTGCTGCATTATGCTGTGGATAGGTTACATGTTGAGGCTGTGGAGACATTGATAGAGTCAGGCGCTGTGGACATTAAAAACAATGATGGAGTCACTGCTTCTGATCTCCTTGATAGGAAAGTGGAATGCTTGGATGAAGccaaatgtttcaaaataatttctCTGTTGACGAAGCAGTTTGGCTCTTGTGTGTAG